The Mycolicibacterium insubricum DNA segment TGCTTAAGGCTCATCCGGCAGCGCCCGGGCGGAGCTGGTAAGACTTGCCCCCTTAGCTCAGTCGGTAGAGCGTTTCCATGGTAAGGAAAAGGTCAACGGTTCGATTCCGTTAGGGGGCTCGGTGGACGCGCGGCGGAGCGCCGCCCGCGGCTATCGGGGCGGTGTAGCTCAGCTGGTTAGAGCGCACGACTCATAATCGTGAGGTCGGGAGATCGAGCCTCCCCACCGCTACAGGACAACCGAGAACGTGAAAGAGGGCGAGCAACGTGGCCTCCAGTACCGATGTGCGGCCGAAGATCACTTTGGCCTGCGAGGTGTGCAAGCACCGCAACTACATCACCAAGAAGAACCGTCGCAACGACCCGGATCGGCTGGAACTGAAGAAGTTCTGCCCGAACTGCGGCAAGCATCAGGGTCACCGCGAATCCCGCTGATCCACGCCGGGCCCGTCGCCCGAGGGGTATCGGCAGGCCTGCTGACGACGAGTAGGTAGGTGTACATCCGTGTTGAGTGACGACCTGGTCGGCTATCACTTCCGCTATCCCGACCACTACGAGGTGGAGCGCGAGAAGATCCGCGAGTTCGCGGCCGCGGTCAAGGCCACCGACGCGCCCTTCCACGATGACGATGCGGCGGTCGGGCTCGGGTTCCCCGGGCTCCTCGCACCCCCGACCTTCGCCTCAATGCTCGGTTACCTGGCGCAGACGGGGATGTTCGACGCCGCCGGGATCGCACTCACCGACGCCCAGATCGTTCAGGTGGATCAAGAGTTCAAGTACCTGCGGCCCATCCACGTCGGCGACAGCCTGTACGCCGACGTGACGGTGCAGTCCATCCGGCACGCGCACGGAACGGACCTCATTGTGCTCAAGACCGTCATCACCGACGGTGACGGCGCCGCAGTTCAGGAGACCTACACCACCTTGGCGGGGCGTAGCGAGGAAAACGGAGAGAGTGGTTTCAGCGATGGCACTGCGTAGTTTCGATTCGGTCAAAGTCGGCGACCCGCTGCCGGAGAAGGTCTACCCGCTGACCCGGCAGGACCTGGTGAACTACGCCGGCGTGTCCGGTGACCTGAACCCGATCCACTGGGACGACGAGATCGCCCGGATGGTCGGGCTGGAAGACGGCGCGATCGCCCACGGCATGCTCACCATGGGCATCGGTGGCGGCTATGTCACCGAGTGGGTCGGCGACCCGGCCGCGGTCACCGAGTACAACGTGCGTTTCACCAGCTTCGTGACCGTCCCCAACGACGGCGTCGGCACCGAGCTCGTCTTCAACGGGCGGGTGAAGTCCGTCGACCCCGAGACCAAGACGGTCACCGTGGCGCTGTCTGCCACCACGGGCGGGAAGAAGATCTTCGGCCGCGCGGTCGCGTCGGCGAAGTTGGCGTAACCATGGCGCTGAACCTCGACGTCGTCGGCATGGAGCACAAGTACTCCCGCACCTTTGTGGTGGGGCGGGAGCAGATCCGTGAGTTCGCCAAGGCGATCAAGTGCGACAACCCGGTCAGCCAGGATCTGGAGGCGGCCGCCGAGGCCGGACACGACGGGCTGATGGCGCCGGTCACCTTCTCCGCGGTGATGGCGTTGCTGGTGCAGAAGGAATTCTTCCGGGTGCACGACTTCGGGGTCGACACCATGCAGATCGTCCAGACCGACCAGCGCTTCGTGTTCCACAAGCCCCTCAAGGAGGGCGACGAGCTGTCCTGCTGGTTCGTCGTCGAGACGCACAAGGAGTCCTTCGGCGTCGACATCGTCACCAGCCGCAATGTGGTGCGCAATCAGGAGGGTGAGATGGTGCTGGAAGCATTCACCACCCTGATGGGCCGGGACTCCGAGGCGATGGCCGATATCAAGCTCAGCCTCTGACCGGGGATTTCGGTCTGAGGCTGCGATCGGGGTATACTCGGCCCTCGGGGTTCTCCCAGGACATGCGCGCTGTCCGGCGGTTCGAATTGTGGACCGATCGGAGAGCGCGCGAGTTTTGTGGGCAACCCCACGAGATCGACAGAGGGGCGTAGCTCAACTGGCAGAGCAGCGGTCTCCAAAACCGCAGGTTGCAGGTTCAAGTCCTGTCGCCCCTGCATAACGAAATATTGCCATTGGTGCACAGACGGTTCTGGACACCAGCCGACGGGGTTCGACGAAGGAGCGAGCGGGTGAGCGACGAGCGCGACGCGGCCGACGAAGTCGGCGGTGCCGACGACACCGACGACGCTCCGGTGTCGTCCTGGAAGCCCGGCGACGACGCACCGGCGGCGCCGGTCCGGCCCACCGGCAAGCGTTCTCGGCAGCGTGCCGCCACCGCGGTCGTCGACGACGAGTCCGAGGGCGAGGCCGATGACGACGAGGGTGCCGGCGCCACCAAGACGGTGACCAAGAAGCAGCCGAAGACGCGCGCCAAGAAGGCCAAGACCGGACCGTCGCGCAACCCGATCATGTTCGTCATCAACTACCTCAAGCAGGTGGTTGCCGAGCTGCGCAAGGTCATCTGGCCGAACCGCAACCAGATGGTCACCTACACCGTCGTGGTCCTGGTGTTCCTGGTGTTCATGACGGCGCTGATCAGCCTGTCCGATCTGGGCCTGGCGCAATTGGTGCTGAAGGTGTTCGGCTGACCGCCCGGCGGCGCCGACCACTGAGATGTTGAGAGAGGATTGACAACCGTGACGAGCTTCGAGGGCGACGAGCCCACGGCCGACGACGGCGAGACCGCTGACACCGCGGTCGCCGAGTCCGCGGCGGAAAGCCCGGCCGAGGATCTGGACCCGGCCGTCGCGCTGAAGAAAGAGTTGCGCGCCAAGCCGGGCGACTGGTACGTCATCCACTCCTACGCCGGCTACGAGAACAAGGTGAAGGCCAACCTCGAGACCCGCGTGCAGAACCTCGACGTCGGCGACTACATCTTCCAGGTCGAGGTGCCGACCGAAGAGGTCACCGAGATCAAGAACGGCCAGCGCAAGCAGGTCAACCGCAAGGTCCTGCCGGGCTACATCCTGGTCCGGATGGACCTGACCGACGACTCCTGGTCCGCCGTGCGCAACACCCCGGGTGTCACCGGGTTCGTCGGCGCGACGTCGCGGCCCACGGCGCTGTCGCTGGACGACGTGGTGAAGTTCCTGCTGCCGCAGGGCGCGGCGAAGAAGGCCGCCAAGTCGACCGCCGCGGCCGCCGGAGCGGGAACCGAGGCAACCCTGGAGCGGCCGGAAATCCTGGTCGACTACGAGGTGGGCGAGTCGGTCACCGTCATGGACGGCCCGTTCGCCACGCTGCCGACGTCGATCAGCGAGGTCAACGCCGAACAGCAGAAGCTCAAGGTGCTGGTGTCCATTTTCGGTCGCGAGACACCCGTCGAGCTGGCCTTCACTCAGGTCGCCAAGATCTGACACAGGTCGCCCAGATCTGACATTTAGGAAAGGAAACACCCCCCAATGGCCCCGAAGAAGAAGGTCACCGGGCTGATCAAGCTGCAGATCCAGGCCGGGCAGGCCAACCCCGCCCCGCCCGTCGGCCCTGCGTTGGGTCAGCACGGCGTCAACATCATGGAGTTCTGCAAGGCGTACAACGCCGCGACCGAGTCGCAGCGCGGCAACGTCATCCCGGTGGAGATCACCGTCTACGAGGATCGCAGCTTCACCTTCGCCCTGAAGACCCCGCCCGCCGCCAGGCTGCTGCTCAAGGCCGCCGGTGTGCAGAAGGGCTCCGGCGAGCCGCATAAGACCAAGGTCGCCAAGGTGAGCTGGGATCAGGTGCGCGAGATCGCCGAGACCAAGAAGGAAGATCTCAACGCCAACGACATCGACGCCGCCGCCAAGATCATCGCCGGCACCGCGCGTTCGATGGGCATCACCGTCGAATAACCCGAGCGACGCTCGACACCGTCGAGTGAGAACTCACGCACGAAAAGTTCGAGTGGATGCCCCGCGTGGCGTCTGACTCAACGCAACAGGAAGCAGTGGGAGGGCCCGCTTCGGCCCGCAAACCACGACCTTGAGAAATCAGGAGAACGCAATGAGCAAGAACAGCAAGGCATACCGCGAGGCCGCCGCCAAGATCGACAAGACCAAGCTGTACACCCCGCTGGAGGCCGCGAAGCTGGCCAAGGAGACCTCGTCGAAGAACCAGGACTCGACCGTTGAGGTCGCGATCCGGCTCGGCGTGGACCCCCGCAAAGCCGACCAGATGGTGCGCGGCACCGTGAACCTGCCGCACGGCACCGGTAAGACCGCCCGGGTTGCGGTGTTCGCGGTCGGCGAGAAGGCCGAGGCCGCGATCGCCGCCGGCGCCGATGTGGTCGGCAGCGACGACCTGATCGAGAAGATCCAGGGCGGATTCCTGGACTTCGACGCCGCGATCGCCACCCCGGACCAGATGGCCAAGGTCGGCCGGATCGCCCGCGTGCTGGGCCCGCGCGGCCTGATGCCCAACCCCAAGACCGGCACCGTCACCCCGGACGTCGCCAAGGCGGTTTCCGACATCAAGGGCGGCAAGATCAACTTCCGCGTCGACAAGCAGGCCAACCTGCACTTCGTCATCGGCAAGGCGTCGTTCGACGACACCAAGCTGGCCGAGAACTACGGCGCCGCGCTGGATGAGATCCTGCGCGCCAAGCCGTCGTCGTCCAAGGGCCGCTACCTGAAGAAGGTCGTCGTCTCGACGACCACCGGCCCCGGCATCCCGGTCGACCCGGCTGTCACCCGGAATTTCGTCGAAGAGGCATAGATCTACGCATGCCGATTGTGGACCTGTTGCGATTGACCCGCCGTTTGGCGCGCAGCAGGTCCACATTCGTCTGCGCGGCGGCCGCCGCGGCGACGTTGAACCCGGCCGTGGCAACCGCCGAGCCGACCGCGGCCGAGGCCGGGTTCGTCGAGATCCACCGGGTGGTGCCGGACGCCGTTGTCGACCTGCGCTACGCCACCACGGACAATTTCACCGGCACGCAGCTCTACCCGACGGGCGCGCAGTGCCTGGTGCACGAATCCCTGGCCCCGGGCCTGACGACGGCGGCCGCGGCGCTGCGCGCACAGGGCGCCCGGTTGGTGTTCTGGGACTGCTACCGGCCGCATTCGGTTCAGGTGAAGATGTTCCAGGTGGTGCCCGACCCGAACTGGGTGGCCAAGCCCGGAACCAGTGCCCGCAGCCACACCGCGGGGCGCTCGGTGGACGTCACCCTGGTCGACGCCGCGGGCCGGCTGCTCGACATGGGTACCGGGTTCGACGACTTCAGCCCGCGGGCACTGGCCTACGCCACCGACGGGGTGAGCGCGGCGGCGCAGGCCAACCGGGCGCTGCTACGCCAGGCGATGGCCGCCGGCGGGCTCAGCGTGTACTCGGGGGAGTGGTGGCACTTCGACGGGCCGGGCGCGGCGGTCGACCGCCCGATCCTCGAGGTGCCGCTCGTCTAGCGAGTCCTACTTCGTCAGCGTGAACTGGTGCACGCTGATGTGCCCGGACGCGAAGTACTTCTGGCAGCCGCTGAGGTATTTGTCGAACCGGTCGTAGACCACCTGCCCCTGCAGCGCGATCGCCTCGTCCCGGTGCGCGTGCAGGGCGTCCTCCCAGATCGCCAGGGTGCGCACGTAGTGCGGCCCGATCTCCTGCACGCGGGCGACGGTGAACCCGGCCGCCTCCGCGTTCTCCTGCACCTTGGGCACCGACGGCAGCCGGCCGCCGGGGAAGATCTCGTCGGCGATGAACTTGGCGAACCGGGCGTGCTCGAAGGTCATCGACAGGCCCAGCTCCTGGGCGCGGCGCAGGTCGAAGCCGGTGATGGTGTGCAGCAGCATCACCCCGTCGTCGGGCAGGGCGTCGTAGGCCATCCGGAAGAATGCCGGATACCGGTCGAAGCCGAAGTGCTCGAACGCGCCGATCGACACGATGCGGTCGACCTGCTCGTCGAACTCCTCCCAGCCCTGCAGCCGCACCTCGACCGTGCGGGTGGTCGGGATCTTCGAGAGTTTCTCGATCGCGTACTGCTGCTGTTCGCCCGACAGCGTCAGGCCGATGACGTTGACGTCGTACTTCTCGACGGCGCGCGCCATGCCGGCGCCCCAGCCGCAACCGATGTCGAGCAGCGTCATTCCCGGTTGCAGTCCGAGTTTGCCGAGGGCCAGGTCGAATTTGGCGATCTGCGCCTCGTCGCCGGAGGAGTCCTCGCGCTCGAAGTAACCGCAGGTATAGCCCATGGTGTCGCCGAGGAACAGTTCGTAGAACTCGTTGGAGATGTCGTAAATCGATGACAGCTCTTCGTATTTGGGCTTCAGATTCGATTCGTGTCTCATCGGGGGACTCCTGCCCATCGCGTTTCGTAACCAGAGCCTCAGGATACG contains these protein-coding regions:
- the rplK gene encoding 50S ribosomal protein L11 — translated: MAPKKKVTGLIKLQIQAGQANPAPPVGPALGQHGVNIMEFCKAYNAATESQRGNVIPVEITVYEDRSFTFALKTPPAARLLLKAAGVQKGSGEPHKTKVAKVSWDQVREIAETKKEDLNANDIDAAAKIIAGTARSMGITVE
- a CDS encoding M15 family metallopeptidase; the protein is MPIVDLLRLTRRLARSRSTFVCAAAAAATLNPAVATAEPTAAEAGFVEIHRVVPDAVVDLRYATTDNFTGTQLYPTGAQCLVHESLAPGLTTAAAALRAQGARLVFWDCYRPHSVQVKMFQVVPDPNWVAKPGTSARSHTAGRSVDVTLVDAAGRLLDMGTGFDDFSPRALAYATDGVSAAAQANRALLRQAMAAGGLSVYSGEWWHFDGPGAAVDRPILEVPLV
- a CDS encoding FAS1-like dehydratase domain-containing protein, coding for MALNLDVVGMEHKYSRTFVVGREQIREFAKAIKCDNPVSQDLEAAAEAGHDGLMAPVTFSAVMALLVQKEFFRVHDFGVDTMQIVQTDQRFVFHKPLKEGDELSCWFVVETHKESFGVDIVTSRNVVRNQEGEMVLEAFTTLMGRDSEAMADIKLSL
- the nusG gene encoding transcription termination/antitermination protein NusG, which produces MTTVTSFEGDEPTADDGETADTAVAESAAESPAEDLDPAVALKKELRAKPGDWYVIHSYAGYENKVKANLETRVQNLDVGDYIFQVEVPTEEVTEIKNGQRKQVNRKVLPGYILVRMDLTDDSWSAVRNTPGVTGFVGATSRPTALSLDDVVKFLLPQGAAKKAAKSTAAAAGAGTEATLERPEILVDYEVGESVTVMDGPFATLPTSISEVNAEQQKLKVLVSIFGRETPVELAFTQVAKI
- the rplA gene encoding 50S ribosomal protein L1; amino-acid sequence: MSKNSKAYREAAAKIDKTKLYTPLEAAKLAKETSSKNQDSTVEVAIRLGVDPRKADQMVRGTVNLPHGTGKTARVAVFAVGEKAEAAIAAGADVVGSDDLIEKIQGGFLDFDAAIATPDQMAKVGRIARVLGPRGLMPNPKTGTVTPDVAKAVSDIKGGKINFRVDKQANLHFVIGKASFDDTKLAENYGAALDEILRAKPSSSKGRYLKKVVVSTTTGPGIPVDPAVTRNFVEEA
- a CDS encoding cyclopropane mycolic acid synthase family methyltransferase, with protein sequence MRHESNLKPKYEELSSIYDISNEFYELFLGDTMGYTCGYFEREDSSGDEAQIAKFDLALGKLGLQPGMTLLDIGCGWGAGMARAVEKYDVNVIGLTLSGEQQQYAIEKLSKIPTTRTVEVRLQGWEEFDEQVDRIVSIGAFEHFGFDRYPAFFRMAYDALPDDGVMLLHTITGFDLRRAQELGLSMTFEHARFAKFIADEIFPGGRLPSVPKVQENAEAAGFTVARVQEIGPHYVRTLAIWEDALHAHRDEAIALQGQVVYDRFDKYLSGCQKYFASGHISVHQFTLTK
- the hadA gene encoding (3R)-hydroxyacyl-ACP dehydratase subunit HadA codes for the protein MLSDDLVGYHFRYPDHYEVEREKIREFAAAVKATDAPFHDDDAAVGLGFPGLLAPPTFASMLGYLAQTGMFDAAGIALTDAQIVQVDQEFKYLRPIHVGDSLYADVTVQSIRHAHGTDLIVLKTVITDGDGAAVQETYTTLAGRSEENGESGFSDGTA
- the rpmG gene encoding 50S ribosomal protein L33, coding for MASSTDVRPKITLACEVCKHRNYITKKNRRNDPDRLELKKFCPNCGKHQGHRESR
- the secE gene encoding preprotein translocase subunit SecE, with the protein product MSDERDAADEVGGADDTDDAPVSSWKPGDDAPAAPVRPTGKRSRQRAATAVVDDESEGEADDDEGAGATKTVTKKQPKTRAKKAKTGPSRNPIMFVINYLKQVVAELRKVIWPNRNQMVTYTVVVLVFLVFMTALISLSDLGLAQLVLKVFG
- the hadB gene encoding (3R)-hydroxyacyl-ACP dehydratase subunit HadB is translated as MALRSFDSVKVGDPLPEKVYPLTRQDLVNYAGVSGDLNPIHWDDEIARMVGLEDGAIAHGMLTMGIGGGYVTEWVGDPAAVTEYNVRFTSFVTVPNDGVGTELVFNGRVKSVDPETKTVTVALSATTGGKKIFGRAVASAKLA